In Euzebya sp., the following are encoded in one genomic region:
- a CDS encoding ABC transporter permease, with product MSERQPTRPSALQLVAGQVRYAVLGVVRTPIAAFFTFAFPVIFVVLIGILAGDEVVDEATGVRVTQFATPGMMAFAVAMASFTTPASAMAFARQTGVLKRLRGTPLPAWAYLGGRVVGAALVALVAFLLTVVVAVLTFDVQVFARTLPQAALVIVLASASLAALAFAAVAVFRSAETVNMVTTGSVVMLGFVSDIFLVGAELPRPLALIGDLFPLSHLGALLRDAFHPFGTPAFGWEHLAVVAAWGVGATALAVWRFSWQPATRAGGGQPTPARVEEVPVTPASAVGAVVEVGRPGGVALLAGQVRAALLAVRRDVGSVFFAVLFPLLLVLLMPAVFGEGTLEGFDLPFVQVLAPAMVAYGVATHGFVNLPEQLARARDAGVLRRLRGTPLPAAAYLGGRLVAVVVVAVAIAVVTFVAAALVWDLSVPLARVPAAVVALGIGTAAMTALGVVVAGLARTAKSVPPISLGLLLPLSFVSDVFSFAPLPTALQVVGWAFPLKPFVHALTGALDGGSPAWAWPELAALTAWAVVGALVAARTFRWEPKAVRQGPAVRAAGAA from the coding sequence ATGTCTGAGCGCCAGCCCACGCGCCCGTCGGCGCTGCAGCTCGTCGCCGGTCAGGTCCGCTACGCCGTCCTGGGGGTCGTCCGGACGCCGATAGCGGCGTTCTTCACCTTCGCCTTCCCGGTCATCTTCGTCGTCCTGATCGGCATCCTCGCCGGCGACGAGGTCGTCGACGAGGCGACCGGGGTGCGGGTCACCCAGTTCGCCACCCCGGGCATGATGGCCTTCGCGGTCGCCATGGCGAGCTTCACCACACCGGCATCGGCCATGGCGTTCGCCCGCCAGACCGGTGTGCTCAAGCGGCTGCGGGGCACCCCGCTGCCCGCCTGGGCCTACCTGGGCGGCCGGGTGGTCGGCGCCGCGCTGGTGGCGCTGGTCGCGTTCCTGCTCACCGTCGTGGTGGCGGTGCTCACCTTCGACGTGCAGGTGTTCGCCCGCACGCTGCCCCAGGCAGCCCTGGTGATCGTGCTGGCCTCGGCGTCGTTGGCGGCGCTCGCGTTCGCGGCGGTGGCGGTGTTCCGGTCCGCCGAGACCGTCAACATGGTCACGACCGGGTCGGTGGTGATGCTCGGGTTCGTGTCCGACATCTTCCTGGTCGGCGCCGAGCTGCCCCGCCCGCTCGCGCTGATCGGCGACCTGTTCCCGCTGTCGCACCTCGGGGCGCTGCTCCGCGATGCGTTCCACCCCTTCGGGACCCCGGCGTTCGGCTGGGAGCACCTGGCCGTCGTCGCCGCCTGGGGGGTCGGCGCGACCGCGCTGGCCGTGTGGCGCTTCAGCTGGCAGCCGGCCACCCGCGCCGGCGGCGGCCAGCCCACCCCCGCCCGTGTGGAGGAGGTGCCGGTCACCCCGGCATCCGCGGTCGGCGCCGTCGTCGAGGTCGGTCGTCCCGGCGGGGTCGCGCTGCTGGCCGGTCAGGTCCGCGCGGCGCTGCTGGCGGTGCGCCGCGACGTCGGCTCGGTCTTCTTCGCCGTGCTGTTCCCGCTGCTGCTGGTCCTGCTGATGCCGGCGGTGTTCGGCGAGGGGACGCTCGAGGGCTTCGACCTCCCGTTCGTCCAGGTCCTCGCCCCGGCGATGGTCGCCTACGGCGTGGCGACCCACGGGTTCGTCAACCTGCCCGAGCAGCTCGCCCGGGCGCGGGACGCCGGCGTCCTGCGCCGGCTGCGCGGCACCCCGCTGCCGGCGGCTGCCTACCTCGGTGGCCGCCTGGTCGCCGTGGTCGTGGTCGCGGTGGCGATCGCGGTGGTGACCTTCGTCGCCGCCGCGCTGGTGTGGGACCTGTCGGTGCCGCTCGCCCGCGTCCCGGCTGCCGTGGTCGCGCTCGGCATCGGCACCGCCGCGATGACCGCGCTCGGCGTCGTGGTGGCCGGCCTGGCCCGCACCGCGAAGTCGGTGCCGCCGATCAGCTTGGGTCTGCTCCTGCCGCTGTCGTTCGTGTCCGACGTGTTCAGCTTCGCCCCGCTGCCGACCGCGTTGCAGGTCGTCGGGTGGGCGTTCCCGCTGAAGCCGTTCGTCCACGCGCTCACCGGGGCGCTCGACGGCGGATCGCCGGCCTGGGCCTGGCCCGAGCTCGCCGCGCTGACCGCGTGGGCGGTCGTCGGGGCCCTCGTGGCCGCGCGGACCTTCCGGTGGGAGCCGAAGGCCGTCCGGCAGGGTCCCGCCGTCAGGGCCGCGGGCGCAGCCTGA
- a CDS encoding ABC transporter ATP-binding protein has translation MPAIIVKDLCKLYGVQRAVDDLSFEVADGEVFALLGPNGAGKTTTVEILEGHRTRTSGQVQVLGFDPATGGRDYRERIGIVLQDAGLDEDLTVVELVATHAGFYPRRRDVGEVIELVGLAEKRRSRVTTLSGGQRRRLDLALGLIGDPELLFLDEPTTGFDPAARRQAWTLVERLRELGKTVLLTTHYLDEAEHLADRVAVVARGRLVATGTPEDLIAGTDAAVITFRLPADVAVADLPLPSPAVRVDGELVTATAEDPVAALHALTGWALARGTSLPGLSLRRRTLEEAYLQLVDDVEADDVRADDV, from the coding sequence ATGCCGGCGATCATCGTGAAGGACCTCTGCAAGCTGTACGGGGTGCAGCGCGCGGTCGACGACCTGTCCTTCGAGGTCGCCGACGGCGAGGTCTTCGCCCTCCTCGGCCCCAACGGCGCCGGCAAGACGACGACGGTGGAGATCCTGGAGGGGCACCGGACCCGCACCTCCGGCCAGGTCCAGGTGCTCGGGTTCGACCCGGCGACCGGTGGTCGGGACTACCGGGAGCGGATCGGGATCGTCCTGCAGGACGCCGGTCTCGACGAGGACCTGACGGTCGTCGAGCTCGTCGCGACGCACGCCGGGTTCTACCCGCGTCGACGTGATGTCGGGGAGGTCATCGAGCTCGTCGGCCTCGCGGAGAAGCGCCGGTCGCGGGTCACGACCCTCTCCGGCGGGCAGCGACGTCGCCTGGACCTGGCCCTGGGCCTGATCGGGGATCCGGAGCTGCTGTTCCTGGACGAACCCACCACCGGGTTCGACCCCGCCGCCCGCCGACAGGCGTGGACCCTGGTGGAACGCCTCCGGGAGCTCGGCAAGACCGTCCTGCTGACGACCCACTACCTGGACGAGGCCGAGCACCTCGCCGACCGCGTCGCGGTGGTGGCGCGGGGCCGCCTGGTCGCCACCGGCACGCCCGAGGACCTGATCGCCGGGACCGACGCAGCTGTCATCACCTTCCGGCTGCCCGCCGACGTCGCCGTCGCCGACCTGCCCCTCCCCTCCCCCGCGGTGCGGGTCGACGGTGAGCTGGTCACGGCGACGGCCGAGGATCCCGTCGCGGCGCTGCACGCCCTGACCGGCTGGGCGCTCGCGCGCGGCACGTCGCTGCCCGGCCTGTCGCTGCGGCGGCGCACCCTCGAGGAGGCCTACCTGCAGCTGGTCGACGACGTGGAGGCGGACGACGTCCGCGCCGACGATGTCTGA
- a CDS encoding endonuclease/exonuclease/phosphatase family protein: MDLRAMSWNIWWRFGDDWRARQDRVVEVLKALRPDVVGLQEVWSTPSRTQADVLAAELGMHAAFAPESFPPVPSPPEHPDQAGADLGVAVLSRWPVVRQQAKRLPSTRRHRPPALLVTVDHPLGPLHVCSVSTEWSSTYADDHLAQTEALADLVTNPTLDGDLPVVIAGDLRAGPDADALRPLLRVTVDAWTLGGGQPDAATRCAVPGAPRQPQERVDYLLLRPGRPGAGVSVRDVALAGRTDDEPAPSNHLAVAADIVLDG, from the coding sequence GTGGATCTCCGAGCCATGTCCTGGAACATCTGGTGGCGCTTCGGCGACGACTGGCGTGCCCGCCAGGACCGCGTCGTCGAGGTCCTGAAGGCGCTCCGGCCGGACGTGGTCGGGCTGCAGGAGGTGTGGAGCACCCCGTCGCGGACGCAGGCCGACGTCCTCGCCGCCGAGCTCGGCATGCACGCCGCGTTCGCGCCGGAGTCCTTCCCGCCGGTCCCCTCCCCGCCCGAGCACCCCGACCAAGCCGGTGCCGACCTCGGCGTCGCCGTCCTCAGCCGCTGGCCGGTCGTCCGCCAGCAGGCCAAGCGGCTGCCCTCGACGCGTCGTCACCGCCCGCCCGCGCTGCTGGTCACCGTCGACCACCCCCTCGGGCCGCTGCACGTCTGCTCGGTGAGCACCGAGTGGTCGTCGACGTACGCCGACGACCACCTCGCCCAGACCGAGGCGCTCGCCGACCTGGTCACCAACCCGACCCTCGACGGCGACCTGCCGGTCGTGATCGCCGGGGACCTCCGGGCGGGACCGGACGCCGACGCCTTGCGCCCCCTCCTCCGGGTCACCGTCGACGCCTGGACCCTGGGCGGCGGCCAACCGGACGCGGCGACCCGCTGCGCGGTCCCGGGCGCACCCCGCCAGCCCCAGGAGCGCGTCGACTACCTCCTCCTACGACCAGGACGGCCCGGCGCCGGGGTCAGCGTCCGCGACGTCGCCCTCGCGGGCCGGACCGACGACGAGCCGGCCCCGTCGAACCACCTCGCGGTCGCCGCCGACATCGTCCTCGACGGCTGA
- a CDS encoding DUF2804 domain-containing protein, producing MPATTPEPELTTRVDLATPDGRRLNPAARGWSRHPLHRANLRGSWGRTKRWDYWAVLAGDLVVSALVADIDYVGMAEVWWADLATGATGGAELLRPLAVGIDLPEMAGTVPVRVRGRGLDLALRDDASGATHLAASWRDRDGRPGTLDVVVDLPPGHQSLNVVIPWTDRRFQYTSKHQARPARGRVAVGDRTWVFGSDDRPAWGVLDVGRGRWPYTTRWNWGGGAGPATGADDVVVGLQLGGRWTAGTGATENGILVDGRLTKIGTELTWDYDWDAPLRPWRVHDPDGHLDVTLHPRHDEHSTVDLAVLRRETHQVFGTWTGWVRDADGRRLELDAVQGFAEESRARW from the coding sequence ATGCCCGCCACCACCCCCGAACCCGAGCTGACCACCCGCGTCGACCTGGCCACTCCGGACGGGAGGCGGCTCAACCCCGCCGCACGCGGCTGGTCGCGCCACCCGCTGCACCGCGCGAACCTCCGCGGATCGTGGGGGCGGACGAAGCGGTGGGACTACTGGGCCGTCCTGGCCGGCGACCTGGTCGTGTCCGCCCTGGTCGCCGACATCGACTACGTCGGCATGGCCGAGGTGTGGTGGGCGGACCTCGCGACCGGCGCGACCGGCGGTGCGGAGCTCCTCAGACCCCTCGCGGTCGGCATCGACCTGCCCGAGATGGCCGGCACCGTCCCGGTGCGGGTGCGCGGCCGAGGCCTCGACCTCGCCCTACGCGACGACGCGTCAGGCGCGACCCACCTGGCGGCGTCGTGGCGCGACCGCGACGGCCGGCCCGGGACCCTCGACGTCGTCGTCGACCTGCCACCCGGCCACCAGTCCCTCAACGTCGTGATCCCCTGGACCGACCGCCGGTTCCAGTACACCTCCAAGCACCAGGCCCGACCCGCCCGCGGCCGCGTGGCCGTCGGCGACCGGACCTGGGTGTTCGGGTCCGACGACCGGCCCGCCTGGGGCGTCCTCGACGTCGGCCGGGGTCGCTGGCCGTACACCACCCGCTGGAACTGGGGAGGGGGCGCGGGCCCCGCCACCGGCGCCGACGACGTCGTGGTGGGCCTGCAGCTCGGCGGGCGCTGGACGGCCGGGACCGGTGCGACCGAGAACGGGATCCTCGTCGACGGCCGGCTCACGAAGATCGGGACCGAGCTCACCTGGGACTACGACTGGGACGCGCCCCTCCGGCCGTGGCGGGTCCACGACCCCGACGGACACCTCGACGTCACCCTCCACCCCCGCCACGACGAGCACTCCACCGTCGATCTCGCCGTCCTGCGCCGCGAGACCCACCAGGTCTTCGGGACCTGGACCGGCTGGGTGCGGGACGCGGACGGCCGCCGACTGGAGCTCGACGCCGTCCAGGGCTTCGCGGAGGAGTCCCGCGCCCGCTGGTGA
- a CDS encoding ribonuclease catalytic domain-containing protein: MTLPRRDLADDALAAPFEALRDELDVPAAFPPAVVAAAEEAAARGPSGDREDATDLPLVTIDPPGARDLDQALGVTDGPARGLVVHYAIADVAAFVRPGDPVDVEAWDRGVSRYSPDVVTPLHPPALSEGAASLLPGEDRPAVLWTLTVDATGELTGTAVRRATVRSRAQLTYADAQRAIDAGTDAMLLRLSRLGRLRAEREWVRGGVSLELPDQEVHRTDDGRWDLRYRAPLPVESWNAQVSLLTGHAAGRLMVDAGVGVLRTLPAPAGDAIDDLRRRAWAFGLPWPVEIDYPAFVRTLDPHVAVEAAMLSAAAVGLRGAGYAAFDGEVPPLHRHEAIAAVYAHVTAPLRRLVDRYAAEVALAVAADVPVPGWVTDRLADLPTAMARARGRAAALDRAVLDLVEVQVLADRLGQEFAATVLRTSDRGSDLQLRHPAVTVRVDEQLDPGTEVRVRAVAVDVGARTTTVEVV, from the coding sequence GTGACCCTGCCCCGACGTGACCTGGCCGACGATGCGCTGGCCGCGCCGTTCGAGGCGCTCCGCGACGAGCTCGACGTCCCGGCCGCCTTCCCACCCGCGGTGGTCGCCGCCGCCGAGGAGGCCGCTGCGCGCGGGCCGTCCGGGGATCGCGAGGACGCGACCGACCTCCCCCTGGTCACGATCGACCCCCCGGGCGCGCGGGACCTCGACCAGGCGCTGGGCGTCACCGACGGCCCGGCCCGCGGGCTGGTCGTCCACTACGCGATCGCCGATGTGGCCGCCTTCGTCCGCCCCGGCGACCCGGTGGACGTCGAGGCGTGGGACCGCGGCGTGTCCCGCTACAGCCCCGACGTCGTGACCCCGCTGCACCCGCCGGCCCTCAGCGAGGGGGCCGCGAGCCTCCTGCCGGGCGAGGACCGGCCGGCGGTCCTGTGGACCCTCACCGTCGACGCGACCGGGGAGCTGACCGGCACTGCCGTCCGACGCGCCACCGTCCGCAGCCGTGCGCAACTGACCTACGCCGACGCCCAGCGGGCCATCGACGCCGGCACGGACGCGATGCTCCTCCGCCTCTCACGGCTCGGGCGGCTCCGCGCCGAGCGCGAGTGGGTCCGCGGCGGGGTCTCCCTCGAGCTGCCCGACCAGGAGGTCCACCGCACCGACGACGGGCGCTGGGACCTGCGCTACCGCGCGCCGCTCCCCGTCGAGTCCTGGAACGCCCAGGTCTCGCTGCTGACCGGCCACGCCGCCGGCCGGCTGATGGTCGACGCCGGTGTGGGGGTCCTGCGCACCCTTCCCGCCCCCGCCGGCGACGCGATCGACGACCTGCGCCGGCGTGCCTGGGCGTTCGGCCTGCCCTGGCCCGTCGAGATCGACTACCCGGCGTTCGTCCGGACCCTCGACCCCCACGTCGCGGTCGAGGCCGCCATGCTGTCCGCCGCCGCCGTCGGCCTGCGCGGCGCGGGCTACGCCGCCTTCGACGGCGAGGTCCCACCCCTCCACCGCCACGAGGCCATCGCGGCGGTCTACGCCCACGTCACCGCACCGCTGCGCCGCCTGGTCGACCGCTACGCCGCCGAGGTGGCGCTGGCCGTCGCCGCCGACGTGCCTGTACCCGGCTGGGTGACCGACCGCCTGGCCGACCTGCCGACCGCGATGGCGCGGGCGCGCGGCCGGGCGGCGGCGCTCGACCGGGCGGTCCTCGACCTCGTCGAGGTGCAGGTGCTCGCCGACCGGCTCGGTCAGGAGTTCGCGGCGACCGTGCTGCGCACCTCCGACCGGGGCAGCGACCTGCAGCTGCGGCACCCGGCGGTCACGGTCCGGGTCGACGAGCAGCTCGACCCCGGCACCGAGGTGCGGGTCCGGGCGGTCGCCGTCGACGTGGGCGCCCGGACCACCACCGTCGAGGTCGTCTAG